Proteins encoded in a region of the Paracoccus alcaliphilus genome:
- a CDS encoding ABC transporter substrate-binding protein produces MRNILLISAAFLGGALGASAQQLNVLSYGGAFEASQVKAYNEPFAQKTGMRVNMMAADDPGAVIKAQAEAGNVSVDVVDLATSDVVRLCDEGILMEIDPAILPAGDDGTPAEEDFFDGALVECGVANILWGNVIGYDTRQFGDNPPTKAADFFDLETYPGKRSLPRLARRTLYLALIADGASPDEIYDLLATPEGVDRAFAKLDTIKRDVVWWEAGAQPVQLLADGEVAMATAYNGRLFDAMVSDGQAIEIIWDAQYMEMDLFAIPKDAPNPEAAMEYLLFATDTQRLADQARYIAYGPARKSSAALVGLFQDGETEMAPHMPTNPDNMNNAVMDDPEFWADNENQLNERFNSWLASN; encoded by the coding sequence ATGCGTAACATTTTACTGATATCCGCGGCCTTTCTGGGCGGGGCCCTTGGCGCCTCGGCGCAACAGCTGAACGTCCTGTCCTATGGCGGCGCCTTCGAGGCCAGCCAGGTCAAGGCCTATAATGAACCCTTTGCCCAGAAGACCGGGATGCGGGTCAACATGATGGCGGCGGATGACCCCGGCGCGGTGATCAAGGCGCAGGCCGAGGCCGGGAACGTCAGTGTCGATGTCGTCGATCTGGCGACCTCGGACGTGGTGCGGTTGTGCGACGAGGGGATCCTGATGGAGATCGACCCCGCGATCCTGCCTGCCGGCGATGACGGCACCCCGGCCGAAGAGGATTTCTTCGACGGTGCATTGGTTGAATGCGGCGTCGCCAATATCCTGTGGGGCAATGTCATCGGCTATGATACCCGGCAGTTCGGCGACAACCCTCCGACCAAGGCCGCCGATTTCTTCGATCTTGAGACCTATCCCGGCAAGCGCAGCCTGCCCCGGCTGGCCCGGCGCACGCTTTATCTTGCGTTGATCGCCGACGGGGCCAGCCCGGACGAGATCTATGACCTGCTGGCCACGCCCGAAGGCGTCGATCGCGCCTTCGCCAAGCTGGACACCATCAAGCGCGACGTGGTCTGGTGGGAGGCCGGCGCGCAACCGGTGCAACTGCTGGCGGACGGCGAGGTGGCGATGGCGACGGCCTATAACGGTCGGCTGTTCGATGCGATGGTCTCCGATGGCCAGGCCATCGAGATCATCTGGGACGCGCAATATATGGAGATGGACCTGTTCGCGATTCCCAAGGACGCGCCCAATCCAGAGGCCGCGATGGAATATCTGCTCTTTGCCACCGACACGCAGCGGCTGGCGGATCAGGCGCGCTATATCGCCTATGGCCCGGCGCGAAAATCCTCTGCCGCGCTGGTCGGGCTGTTTCAGGACGGTGAAACGGAAATGGCCCCGCATATGCCGACGAACCCCGACAACATGAACAATGCGGTGATGGATGATCCCGAATTCTGGGCCGATAACGAAAACCAGCTGAACGAGCGTTTCAACAGCTGGCTGGCCTCG
- the oxlT gene encoding oxalate/formate MFS antiporter has translation MSDTTDASAGGQGNPPNTRWIQLAVGVACMVAASNIQYSWTLFVPEIQQAHGWTRAAIQTAFTIFVVVQTWGTPIVGHFVDRHGPRVVVLIGGLFVGLAWLVNSYATSLSGFYLGSVLGGIGVGAVYATCINNALKWFPDRRGLAAGLTAAGYGSGTILTIMPIASMIHNSGYQQAFFTFGLIQGAAILLVAGFLKAPKAGETVFSDQVAQSRRDYTLGEALRTPVFWVMLAMFTGTVTGGLMAVAQLGVIAEDLGVREMPVNMYFFTMAALPMALMMDRVMNGISRPLFGWISDHIGREKTMFIAFSIEGLGILALGTFGHNPWAFVILSGIVFLAWGEVYSLFSATAGDAFGTKHIGKIYGVLYCAKGMAALLVPIGNLIMEATGTWATVLYMMAAMDISAALAAIFILRPLMKKHHAQNGVVLDDRGKVVVEDGLIPAQR, from the coding sequence ATGTCTGACACAACTGATGCATCTGCAGGGGGACAGGGGAACCCCCCAAATACTCGCTGGATTCAACTTGCGGTAGGCGTCGCCTGTATGGTCGCCGCCTCGAATATCCAGTACTCATGGACGCTTTTCGTCCCTGAAATTCAACAAGCTCATGGTTGGACGCGTGCCGCGATCCAAACCGCATTCACGATCTTCGTCGTCGTCCAGACCTGGGGCACACCCATCGTCGGGCATTTCGTCGATCGTCACGGCCCACGGGTGGTTGTCCTGATCGGCGGCCTTTTCGTCGGCCTGGCGTGGCTGGTCAATTCCTATGCCACATCTCTCAGCGGCTTCTATCTCGGCTCTGTCCTTGGCGGCATCGGTGTCGGCGCGGTTTACGCGACCTGCATCAACAATGCCCTCAAGTGGTTTCCGGATCGTCGTGGGCTTGCCGCCGGCCTGACCGCCGCCGGATACGGATCGGGCACGATCCTTACCATCATGCCAATCGCAAGCATGATCCACAACAGCGGCTATCAGCAGGCCTTCTTCACCTTCGGCCTGATTCAGGGCGCGGCGATCCTGCTTGTCGCGGGTTTCCTCAAGGCTCCGAAAGCGGGCGAAACCGTCTTTTCCGATCAGGTCGCGCAATCGCGCCGCGACTATACGCTCGGCGAGGCGCTGCGCACTCCGGTGTTCTGGGTCATGCTGGCGATGTTCACCGGCACGGTCACCGGCGGTCTGATGGCGGTCGCGCAGCTTGGCGTCATCGCGGAAGATCTGGGTGTCCGCGAAATGCCGGTCAACATGTACTTCTTCACCATGGCCGCACTGCCCATGGCGCTGATGATGGACCGGGTCATGAACGGCATCTCTCGACCGCTGTTCGGCTGGATCTCGGACCATATCGGCCGCGAAAAGACGATGTTCATCGCCTTCTCGATCGAGGGTCTTGGCATCCTCGCGCTTGGCACCTTCGGGCACAACCCATGGGCGTTCGTGATCCTGTCGGGCATCGTGTTCCTGGCCTGGGGTGAGGTGTACAGCCTGTTCAGCGCCACGGCAGGCGATGCCTTCGGCACCAAGCATATCGGCAAGATCTATGGCGTGCTCTACTGCGCCAAGGGCATGGCCGCCCTGCTGGTTCCGATCGGCAACCTGATCATGGAAGCGACGGGCACCTGGGCAACCGTCCTTTACATGATGGCTGCAATGGACATCTCTGCCGCGCTTGCCGCCATCTTCATCCTGCGACCGCTGATGAAAAAGCATCACGCTCAGAACGGGGTGGTGCTGGACGACCGAGGCAAGGTCGTGGTCGAAGACGGGCTGATACCCGCACAACGCTAG
- a CDS encoding acetate--CoA ligase family protein, whose amino-acid sequence MAEQALKLRPISDSPEAGQPYDAVRSILDKVKAEGRDSLTAPEGKIVCDAYGIAVPQEGVAKSSSEAASLAEGMGYPVVLKIVSPDILHKTEAGGVLVGLKTREEVEKGYESILANARNYKADARVDGVQVQQMLTGGQEVIIGAVTDSSFGKLVAFGLGGVLVEVLKDITFRLAPATHEDALSMLDGIQAAEILKGVRGGEAVDREALSDMIVKVSQLVSDFPEISELDLNPVFATASGAIAADVRVVVDFSPQPERYRPSQEDIVRQMNRIMKPDAVAVIGASAEDGKIGNSVMKNLINGGYKGKIYPIHPKADEIMGIKAYKSVKDVPGVIDVAVFAIPAKFVAGALTECGEKEISGAVLIPSGFAETGNVEGQEELQAIGRKYNIRLMGPNIYGFYYTPQNLCATFCTAYDVQGTAALSSQSGGIGMAIIGFSRSAKMGVSAIVGLGNKSDIDEDDLLTFFEQDDNTKIIAQHLEDLKDGRSFAEVAKRVSKKKPVVVLKAGRTSAGAAAASSHTGALAGNDKIYEDVFAQSGVIRARSLRDLLEYARGVPVLPTPKGENIVIITGAGGSGVLLSDACVDNDLNMMSMPDDLDTAFRKFIPPFGAAGNPVDITGGEPPSTYRNTIKLGLEDPRIHSIILGYWHTIITPPMVFAEVVIDVVEEMKKKGIHKPIVASLAGDVEVEAAAEHLYANGVPAYAYSTEIPVAVLGAKYKWARGAGLL is encoded by the coding sequence ATGGCAGAACAAGCTCTGAAACTGCGTCCGATAAGTGACAGCCCAGAGGCTGGACAGCCCTACGACGCCGTGCGCAGCATCCTCGACAAGGTCAAGGCCGAGGGCCGCGACAGTCTGACCGCACCCGAAGGCAAGATCGTCTGCGATGCTTATGGTATCGCCGTGCCGCAGGAAGGCGTGGCGAAGTCGTCCTCTGAGGCGGCAAGCCTTGCAGAGGGCATGGGCTATCCGGTGGTGCTCAAGATCGTCTCGCCCGACATCCTCCACAAGACAGAGGCTGGCGGCGTGCTGGTGGGCCTGAAGACCAGAGAAGAGGTCGAGAAGGGCTATGAAAGCATTCTCGCCAATGCCCGCAACTACAAGGCCGACGCGCGTGTAGATGGGGTGCAGGTCCAGCAGATGCTGACCGGCGGGCAGGAGGTCATCATCGGTGCGGTGACCGACAGCAGCTTTGGCAAACTGGTCGCCTTCGGCCTTGGTGGTGTTCTGGTCGAGGTGCTGAAGGACATCACCTTCCGTCTTGCCCCCGCGACCCACGAGGACGCGCTTTCGATGCTGGACGGCATTCAGGCGGCCGAGATCCTCAAGGGCGTGCGCGGTGGCGAAGCTGTCGATCGCGAGGCGCTGTCGGACATGATCGTCAAGGTCAGCCAGCTGGTCAGCGACTTCCCCGAGATCTCGGAGCTTGACCTCAACCCGGTCTTTGCCACCGCTTCGGGGGCCATCGCCGCCGATGTGCGCGTGGTCGTCGATTTCTCGCCGCAGCCCGAACGCTATCGTCCAAGTCAGGAAGACATCGTTCGCCAGATGAACCGGATCATGAAGCCCGATGCGGTCGCGGTGATCGGCGCCTCTGCCGAGGACGGCAAGATCGGCAACTCGGTGATGAAGAACCTGATCAATGGCGGCTACAAGGGCAAGATCTATCCGATCCATCCCAAGGCAGATGAGATCATGGGGATCAAGGCCTATAAATCGGTCAAGGACGTTCCCGGCGTCATCGACGTCGCCGTTTTCGCCATCCCGGCCAAATTCGTCGCCGGGGCGCTGACCGAATGTGGCGAGAAAGAGATATCGGGCGCCGTGCTCATCCCGTCGGGTTTTGCCGAAACCGGCAATGTCGAAGGCCAGGAAGAGCTTCAGGCAATCGGCCGGAAATACAATATCCGCCTGATGGGGCCGAACATCTATGGCTTCTACTATACGCCGCAGAACCTCTGCGCGACGTTCTGCACCGCATATGATGTGCAGGGAACGGCGGCGCTGTCCTCGCAGTCAGGCGGCATCGGCATGGCCATCATCGGCTTCAGCCGGTCGGCCAAGATGGGTGTCTCGGCCATCGTCGGTCTGGGCAACAAGTCGGATATCGACGAGGACGACCTGCTGACCTTCTTCGAGCAGGACGACAACACCAAGATCATCGCTCAACACCTTGAGGATCTGAAGGACGGGCGCTCTTTCGCGGAAGTGGCCAAGCGGGTGTCGAAGAAAAAGCCTGTGGTCGTGCTGAAGGCCGGGCGGACCTCGGCGGGCGCTGCGGCGGCAAGTTCGCATACCGGCGCGCTGGCCGGCAACGACAAGATCTATGAGGACGTTTTCGCGCAATCGGGCGTCATCCGGGCGCGGTCGCTTCGCGATTTGCTGGAATACGCCCGGGGCGTGCCGGTTCTGCCGACACCAAAGGGTGAGAATATCGTCATCATCACCGGTGCCGGTGGGTCGGGCGTGCTGCTGTCGGATGCCTGCGTCGATAACGACCTCAACATGATGTCGATGCCGGATGATCTGGACACGGCCTTCCGCAAGTTTATCCCGCCCTTCGGCGCAGCCGGTAACCCGGTTGACATCACTGGCGGCGAGCCGCCGTCCACCTATCGCAACACGATCAAGCTTGGTCTTGAGGATCCGCGGATCCACTCGATCATCCTTGGCTATTGGCACACGATCATCACGCCGCCGATGGTGTTCGCCGAGGTCGTGATCGACGTTGTCGAGGAGATGAAGAAGAAGGGGATCCACAAGCCGATCGTTGCCTCGTTGGCGGGCGATGTCGAGGTAGAGGCAGCCGCCGAACATCTCTATGCGAACGGTGTGCCGGCCTATGCCTACTCTACCGAGATCCCGGTGGCGGTGCTTGGGGCCAAGTACAAGTGGGCACGGGGGGCGGGCCTCCTGTAA